The window CTGACGGGTCTGTTCAATACCATCATCGCCCTCTTCCTCACCCACCTGGGTTTCGGAGGCGGGTTTTCCATCAACTTTATTTTTTCCCAATGCGTCGGCCTGTGCATCTGTTTGTTCATTCTTGTCGGGCATCTTCTTGTCAAACGTCCTTCCCTCGTAGGCCATGCCATCCTGCTCGTGATCGCCATGTCTGCCGGGGCCGCGGCCGGAACGTTTATCGGCGCCTGGATCGCAGGCATATCCTTCTCAGAGATCCTCCCCGGGAGGCCTGCACTTCTCATCCAGATACTTTTTGTGGGCATCCTTTTCGGAACCATGATCACCTATTTCTTTTTTTCCAGGGAAAAAATCTCCCAAACCGAGGCCCAGCTCCAGGAAGAACAGATCCGAGGCCTGACTCTTGAAAAACAGACACTGGAAACCCATCTCAAGCTCCTTCAGGCACAGATCGAGCCCCACTTTCTATTCAACACCCTTTCCAATATCCTGAGCCTTCTCGATACCGATCCGGGCAGAGGGAAGACCATGCTTGTGGATCTCACCCGCTATCTCCGATCATCACTTTCGAGGTCCCGGGAACGGACAACCACCCTGGGGCAGGAGATGGATCTTGTCCGGGCCTATCTGCAAATTCACAAGGTCAGAATGGGAGAACGGCTTCGTTACGCCATCGATGTCCCGGAAACCCTCCGGAACCTATCCTTTCCTCCCATGCTGGTTCAACCCCTTGTAGAGAATGCCGTCAAACACGGAATCGAACCTGGTATCGAGGGCGGAGATATTCTCATCCACGCCGAGGAGAGTGCCGACCGCTATCGTGTTGTTGTTGCGGACACGGGCGCAGGGCTTTCAGATGAATCCGTTGCGGGCGTCGGCCTTGCCAATGTCAGGGAACGGCTGAAGGCCCTTTTTGACGGAGAGGCACGGCTGATTCTGGAGGAAAATGAGCCTTCCGGGCTGAAGGCGATCCTGGAGATTCCCCATGACTGAGATCCGGGCCATCATAGCGGATGACGAAGCGCTTCTAAGGCAATTTCTGCGTGCAAGGCTTTCCGAGGTCTGGCCCGAACTCATCATCTCGGGCGAGGCGCAAAACGGCGAACAGGCCCTGGACCTGATTGAGCGGCATCACCCCCACATCGCCTTTCTGGATATCCGGATGCCGGGTCTCACAGGCATGGAGGTGGCCGATAAGATCGCAGGCGCCTGCCGCGTCGTCTTTGTGACGGCTTATGACGCGTACGCGGTGGAGGCCTTTGACAAGGAGGCGGTGGACTACCTGCTCAAACCCGTTTCCAATGAGCGGCTTCAAAAGACGGTGATACGGCTCAAGGAGGGATTGGAGACCGGGGCGGCCGTTCCCGTTGAAACGCTCCGTCGTCTCATGATCCGGATCTCGGACGAGGGGGGATCCCGCCGGCTCCGCTATGTCCGCATTCATGAGGGCGACGGTGTTCGCCTGGTCCCGGTGGATGAGGTGATCTACTTCAAGGCCCAGGACAAATACACGCTGGTCATCACCCAGGATGGCGAGTCGCTCATCCGCAAATCGATCCGCGAACTGGCAGGAGAGTTGGACCCCGAAAGGTTCTGGCAAATTCACCGAGGCACCATCGTCAACGTGGGGAGTATCGACCGCGTCAGCCGATCCCTCACAGGCAAGGGGGTGATCAGGCTCAAAGGGTGCAGCGATACCCTGACCGTGAGCAACCGCCACATGCACCTGTTCAGGCAGATGTGACGGCAGTCCTTTCAGTTCAGGAAGCGGTAAGGTGCCGTTTACG is drawn from Deltaproteobacteria bacterium and contains these coding sequences:
- a CDS encoding histidine kinase translates to MEFRLDKKRLLNSLALTGLFNTIIALFLTHLGFGGGFSINFIFSQCVGLCICLFILVGHLLVKRPSLVGHAILLVIAMSAGAAAGTFIGAWIAGISFSEILPGRPALLIQILFVGILFGTMITYFFFSREKISQTEAQLQEEQIRGLTLEKQTLETHLKLLQAQIEPHFLFNTLSNILSLLDTDPGRGKTMLVDLTRYLRSSLSRSRERTTTLGQEMDLVRAYLQIHKVRMGERLRYAIDVPETLRNLSFPPMLVQPLVENAVKHGIEPGIEGGDILIHAEESADRYRVVVADTGAGLSDESVAGVGLANVRERLKALFDGEARLILEENEPSGLKAILEIPHD
- a CDS encoding LytTR family DNA-binding domain-containing protein, which gives rise to MTEIRAIIADDEALLRQFLRARLSEVWPELIISGEAQNGEQALDLIERHHPHIAFLDIRMPGLTGMEVADKIAGACRVVFVTAYDAYAVEAFDKEAVDYLLKPVSNERLQKTVIRLKEGLETGAAVPVETLRRLMIRISDEGGSRRLRYVRIHEGDGVRLVPVDEVIYFKAQDKYTLVITQDGESLIRKSIRELAGELDPERFWQIHRGTIVNVGSIDRVSRSLTGKGVIRLKGCSDTLTVSNRHMHLFRQM